One window of the Gammaproteobacteria bacterium genome contains the following:
- a CDS encoding amidase family protein, producing MSVLWKQSAVDVVGLLRSGEISPVEAVQAAIARIEAVDGKTNALPIHCFDRAIERAETLDLASHRQNPKSLCGLPIAVKDYNDVAGVRTTYGSPIFKDYIPERSDVTVAVLEKNGANPVAKSNVPEWAGGHTFNPVNGLTRNPWNLSRSAGGSSGGSAAALASGQVWLATGNDLGGSLRTPAAFNAVVGLRPSPGVVPRGHGNLTFDTLWVEGPMGRSVGDVALMLDAGCGLRTEDPLSFNHHCDSFTQAIKQHQLPERVAFSTDLGIVPVAQDIRALTENAAASISRLGVDVSDDIPDFTGVLDAFHTLRGVLLATLKGELVQQHRDEILSDIVKNVDVGFNMTPKRLIEAERVRWTLARHMAEFFETHEFLICPAASIAPFESEKPFITEIDGTPCKTYIDWFAITFALTMTGCPVVSLPCGFTDEGLPMGLQILSKPRREDELLSFAALLEEHFTVRDQLPIDPREAS from the coding sequence ATGAGTGTGCTATGGAAACAAAGTGCGGTCGATGTCGTCGGCCTGCTCCGATCCGGAGAGATATCCCCTGTTGAAGCCGTACAGGCAGCCATTGCGCGCATCGAAGCGGTTGACGGCAAGACCAACGCACTGCCCATCCATTGTTTCGACCGTGCAATTGAACGTGCTGAAACACTGGACCTAGCCAGTCACCGGCAAAACCCGAAAAGCCTGTGTGGTCTACCAATCGCTGTCAAGGACTACAACGATGTGGCGGGTGTACGTACGACCTACGGTTCGCCAATATTTAAGGACTATATTCCTGAACGCTCAGATGTCACCGTCGCCGTGCTGGAAAAGAATGGCGCCAACCCGGTTGCCAAGTCCAATGTGCCGGAATGGGCGGGTGGTCACACCTTTAATCCGGTAAACGGTCTAACGCGCAATCCTTGGAACCTTAGTCGAAGCGCCGGTGGCTCATCGGGAGGCTCCGCCGCGGCATTGGCGAGCGGCCAGGTCTGGCTGGCTACCGGTAACGACCTGGGCGGCAGCCTGCGCACCCCGGCAGCATTCAATGCGGTGGTTGGACTTCGTCCCAGTCCAGGCGTAGTACCTCGGGGTCACGGTAACCTGACGTTTGACACACTGTGGGTTGAAGGACCCATGGGAAGATCAGTGGGTGATGTCGCGCTGATGCTCGATGCTGGATGTGGTCTGCGCACTGAAGATCCTCTGTCTTTTAATCATCACTGCGATTCTTTTACCCAGGCAATCAAACAGCATCAGTTGCCAGAACGGGTGGCCTTCAGTACCGATCTTGGAATCGTGCCGGTTGCCCAGGATATCAGGGCCCTCACCGAAAACGCGGCTGCCAGTATTTCTCGACTGGGCGTCGATGTCTCTGATGACATCCCAGACTTTACCGGCGTGCTGGATGCATTCCATACCTTAAGAGGTGTTCTTCTAGCCACCCTGAAAGGCGAACTGGTTCAGCAGCATCGAGACGAGATTCTCAGCGATATCGTGAAGAACGTTGATGTGGGTTTTAACATGACCCCTAAGCGCCTGATAGAGGCTGAGCGGGTAAGGTGGACACTGGCCCGGCACATGGCTGAATTTTTTGAAACTCATGAGTTTCTAATCTGTCCGGCCGCATCAATTGCGCCGTTTGAATCAGAAAAGCCCTTTATTACGGAAATCGACGGCACGCCCTGTAAAACTTACATCGATTGGTTTGCAATTACCTTTGCACTGACCATGACCGGTTGCCCTGTGGTCAGCCTGCCTTGCGGCTTTACCGATGAAGGTCTACCCATGGGTCTACAGATCCTGTCAAAACCCAGACGCGAAGATGAACTACTGAGTTTTGCAGCCTTGCTCGAAGAACACTTTACGGTACGCGATCAACTGCCTATTGAC